In one window of Lacticaseibacillus casei DSM 20011 = JCM 1134 = ATCC 393 DNA:
- a CDS encoding PD-(D/E)XK nuclease family protein translates to MGLQFILGDATRDHAQTMAAMIQEQLAADPQNQIFFLVPNHIKFEAEIDLLKRLRQLQQGEADAYAQSRVQVLSFSRLAWFYLKNTPLYQQPRLDQASNTMLVAKILADRQDDLTIYAGEAQHTGFVTQLADQLSELMIGRITAEDLMHTVSALAPGDRHRAKLRDLGIILDQYEAEIGPYATTASLLSGLQQAMRTQDLSHTFIYLNDFNVFSASESALVETMLETAAEVTLGLVLNKPYPLNPPVAPNLFLPAGRLYQRLYQKAKTLHVPIRPDRFAAPRQISRGMQQVANWWEANTDLQPSTAPTSETAEQIHLAIATDPYQELRHVAQHIYRAVRHGARYRDFLILARRLEPYATVIPAIFAEFSIPQFTDLQRPMKDHPLVVLMESLFAIQKHDYQYQDVMRLLHTELLLPEGMSLAEFRDAVDTTDNHLVRTGIAGKQRWTQPAAWRYFQRNPDTDDPQMDPEAAKTAQINAIKTLIAQTVPTLLKQWRTAKTGAEAASDLYRWLDANGVIDQLRAWRQTASDAGDLTRSRAHEQAWTTFTALLDDYVTILGSAKFDREQFHELLAAGFASATYTQIPATLDAVVISETGLVRLAKAKHVFVIGATNTAMPDVPTDDGVLNSEERQLLAAQLPDDRFLPEQGPTTTLGDPFINYLGFMAASDELTLSYPVQNAQENSENQASPYFQQMGNALHLTPTAWAPVSLTTPVETVLGSPRAMLSDFVRAAGNAQQQKLPLGQAWQSVLKALKQTNLATLSRRLAGSLTYQNDPGHLDPDLAIQLYGRDMNVSVSRLETYYLNHFEYFLKYGLLLQPRPEFELSPADTGSLFHAVLDRYLTQLREEHMTLADVDPSAINAAVPLLVEDIASQPGYEILGSTHRMLYLTRRLSQLLIQVLVNMRQQQQRSGFRPIRTELQFGRIGDTKGLPGLSWPLPHGGRVNVRGKIDRLDVYREPNARRFIIVDYKSNQHRFNDSDAYYGIALQMLTYIEAMTNVPIDPPFVPAGALYFHLQDPTLPYTPTLEPVIERLKKFKYLGFLVANHGDELAAVDRTISPESGGASEVAPLGFKKDGSFNRSQSNILTPDDLRAYLAHNQALIIDAATQILAGNIDLAPFQYGQSSEVVSRSDYQSIMLFDPATGFDHYHHVPKLKRKDVVNRLTTDPKQPQDSKKEKPQS, encoded by the coding sequence ATGGGGCTGCAGTTTATTTTAGGTGACGCAACAAGGGATCATGCTCAAACCATGGCAGCCATGATCCAGGAACAACTCGCTGCTGATCCGCAAAATCAGATTTTCTTTTTAGTGCCGAACCATATTAAATTCGAAGCAGAAATCGATCTTCTCAAACGCTTGCGCCAATTGCAACAGGGTGAGGCGGATGCGTACGCTCAGAGTCGGGTGCAGGTACTGTCATTTTCGCGTCTGGCCTGGTTTTATTTGAAAAACACGCCACTTTATCAACAACCGCGGCTTGATCAGGCAAGCAATACCATGTTGGTGGCCAAAATTCTGGCTGATCGGCAAGACGACTTGACCATTTATGCCGGTGAAGCGCAACATACCGGTTTCGTGACGCAACTTGCCGATCAATTAAGCGAATTGATGATCGGCCGTATCACTGCCGAAGATCTGATGCATACGGTATCGGCTTTAGCTCCCGGTGATCGGCATCGCGCGAAGTTGCGCGATCTGGGGATCATTCTTGACCAATATGAAGCAGAAATCGGCCCTTATGCCACGACCGCAAGTTTACTGAGTGGCTTGCAGCAAGCCATGCGCACGCAGGACCTAAGCCACACGTTTATCTATCTCAATGATTTTAACGTATTTTCTGCTTCCGAGTCCGCGTTAGTCGAAACCATGCTCGAAACGGCCGCCGAGGTAACGCTCGGGTTAGTGCTGAATAAGCCATATCCGCTTAATCCGCCAGTTGCTCCGAACTTATTTTTACCCGCTGGTCGACTTTACCAACGGCTTTACCAAAAGGCAAAAACGCTGCATGTTCCGATTCGTCCGGATCGATTTGCGGCACCGCGTCAAATCAGTCGCGGCATGCAACAAGTTGCAAATTGGTGGGAGGCCAATACTGACTTGCAACCATCAACAGCTCCGACTTCTGAAACCGCTGAGCAAATTCATCTGGCCATCGCGACCGATCCGTATCAGGAACTGCGGCATGTGGCTCAGCACATTTATCGCGCAGTTCGGCATGGTGCGCGCTATCGTGATTTCCTGATTTTAGCACGACGATTGGAGCCTTATGCAACCGTGATTCCGGCGATTTTTGCCGAATTTTCGATCCCGCAGTTTACCGATTTGCAACGGCCGATGAAGGACCATCCGCTAGTTGTCTTGATGGAAAGTCTGTTTGCGATTCAAAAACACGATTATCAGTATCAAGATGTCATGCGTCTGCTGCACACGGAGCTATTGTTGCCGGAAGGGATGTCACTGGCCGAATTTCGGGATGCAGTGGACACAACGGATAACCACCTAGTGCGGACGGGCATTGCCGGGAAGCAGCGCTGGACGCAACCAGCTGCATGGCGCTATTTTCAGCGCAATCCTGACACCGATGATCCGCAGATGGATCCGGAAGCCGCTAAAACCGCGCAGATCAATGCGATTAAAACGTTGATCGCCCAAACCGTCCCAACGTTGCTAAAACAATGGCGGACCGCAAAAACAGGGGCGGAGGCAGCAAGCGACCTCTATCGCTGGTTGGACGCAAATGGCGTCATTGATCAACTGCGCGCTTGGCGGCAAACTGCCAGTGACGCCGGTGATCTGACCCGCAGCCGCGCCCATGAGCAGGCGTGGACCACTTTTACTGCGTTATTGGACGACTATGTCACGATCTTGGGCAGTGCCAAATTTGACCGGGAGCAGTTTCACGAATTGCTGGCCGCGGGATTTGCCAGTGCCACGTACACCCAGATTCCGGCGACGCTTGATGCGGTTGTCATTTCTGAAACCGGCTTGGTGCGGTTAGCCAAGGCAAAACATGTTTTCGTCATTGGCGCAACTAACACGGCCATGCCGGATGTCCCCACTGATGATGGCGTGTTGAACAGTGAGGAGCGCCAATTGTTGGCTGCTCAGTTGCCGGATGATCGCTTCTTACCTGAACAAGGCCCGACAACAACTTTAGGCGATCCATTTATCAACTACCTGGGCTTCATGGCAGCGTCAGACGAATTGACGTTGAGCTATCCGGTTCAAAATGCCCAGGAAAACAGCGAAAATCAGGCCTCACCTTATTTTCAGCAAATGGGGAATGCACTGCACCTAACGCCAACCGCTTGGGCACCGGTTTCGCTGACAACGCCGGTCGAAACCGTTTTAGGCAGTCCGCGGGCAATGTTGAGTGACTTTGTACGGGCCGCCGGTAATGCCCAACAACAAAAACTGCCATTGGGGCAAGCGTGGCAAAGCGTTTTGAAGGCGTTGAAACAAACCAATTTAGCAACGTTATCCCGCCGCCTCGCTGGTAGTCTCACTTATCAGAATGATCCGGGACACCTTGATCCGGATTTAGCTATCCAACTTTACGGACGGGACATGAATGTTTCGGTTTCCCGGCTTGAAACTTACTATCTCAATCACTTTGAATATTTTCTCAAGTACGGCTTGCTCCTGCAACCGCGTCCGGAGTTTGAGCTTTCACCAGCCGACACCGGCAGTTTGTTCCATGCAGTGCTGGACCGGTATTTGACCCAACTACGCGAAGAACATATGACATTGGCAGATGTTGACCCATCTGCTATCAACGCCGCCGTTCCGCTGCTTGTTGAAGACATTGCCAGTCAGCCGGGTTATGAAATTCTCGGCAGTACGCATCGCATGCTCTATCTGACCAGACGTTTAAGCCAGCTACTGATCCAAGTACTGGTTAACATGCGCCAGCAACAACAACGCAGTGGGTTTCGTCCGATACGCACCGAATTGCAATTTGGACGAATCGGGGACACCAAAGGCTTGCCGGGGTTATCCTGGCCGTTGCCGCATGGTGGCCGCGTTAACGTTCGCGGCAAAATCGATCGCTTAGATGTTTATCGTGAACCGAATGCGCGCCGCTTTATCATTGTTGACTATAAGAGTAACCAGCATCGGTTTAATGACAGTGATGCCTATTACGGGATTGCCTTGCAAATGCTGACGTACATTGAAGCCATGACAAACGTTCCTATCGACCCGCCGTTTGTACCGGCCGGCGCACTGTATTTCCATCTTCAGGATCCAACGCTTCCATACACGCCAACATTGGAACCGGTGATTGAGCGCCTTAAGAAATTCAAATACCTAGGTTTTCTGGTTGCCAATCATGGTGACGAACTCGCCGCGGTTGATCGCACGATTTCACCGGAAAGTGGCGGCGCCAGCGAAGTTGCTCCGTTAGGGTTTAAAAAGGATGGCAGCTTCAACCGTAGCCAGTCGAATATTTTAACGCCCGATGATTTACGCGCTTACTTGGCACACAATCAAGCACTGATCATCGACGCTGCCACTCAAATTCTCGCCGGTAATATTGACCTGGCACCTTTCCAATACGGTCAATCCTCAGAAGTCGTCAGCCGCAGTGATTACCAAAGTATCATGCTTTTTGATCCGGCAACGGGATTTGACCATTATCATCATGTTCCTAAACTAAAACGGAAAGATGTCGTTAACCGCCTCACAACGGACCCTAAGCAGCCGCAAGATTCTAAAAAGGAGAAACCGCAATCATGA
- the mvk gene encoding mevalonate kinase: MEIGTGKSYAKIILIGEHAVVYWEPAIALPVKSIGLSARVAPLPDGRQEVTSAFFTGDLNAGQLTNFAGIAMLIRRLLVFFDASKQGFHLTIISALPSERGMGSSAATAVAVVRAFYDAFQTPLTRTALLNWADISEKALHGNPSGLDAATASAEKPQWFVRGKSLRSIMMPRNGVLLIADTGIAGQTKVAVDLVAQKLKQAPKVYRPLITDIGTAVRQAALALAQDDIITLGQLLNRDQADLAALGVSSPELDRLINVAIDHGAYGAKLTGSGMGGCMIALAAEDQAPTIIQALKAANAVKVWEYHFETK; encoded by the coding sequence ATGGAAATCGGGACGGGTAAAAGTTACGCAAAAATTATTCTTATTGGGGAGCACGCGGTCGTTTATTGGGAACCCGCTATTGCGCTTCCGGTCAAAAGCATCGGCTTGTCAGCGCGGGTGGCACCGTTGCCTGATGGGCGGCAGGAGGTTACATCGGCTTTTTTTACCGGTGATTTGAACGCGGGTCAGCTGACCAACTTTGCCGGCATTGCCATGCTGATTCGCCGGTTGCTTGTGTTCTTCGATGCCAGTAAGCAAGGTTTTCACCTCACTATTATCAGTGCCTTGCCATCTGAGCGAGGAATGGGATCGTCAGCAGCAACTGCGGTGGCGGTCGTGCGGGCCTTTTACGATGCGTTTCAGACGCCGTTAACGCGCACGGCGTTGTTGAACTGGGCCGATATTTCCGAAAAAGCACTGCATGGCAATCCCAGCGGCTTAGATGCAGCAACGGCTAGTGCCGAAAAGCCGCAGTGGTTTGTTCGGGGCAAATCATTGCGGTCAATCATGATGCCGCGGAATGGTGTTTTGCTCATTGCTGATACCGGCATTGCGGGTCAAACCAAAGTCGCGGTTGATCTTGTCGCGCAAAAGCTTAAACAGGCGCCTAAAGTTTATCGACCGCTTATTACGGACATCGGCACCGCGGTTCGCCAGGCAGCATTAGCTTTGGCACAGGATGATATTATCACGTTAGGGCAACTATTGAATCGCGATCAGGCCGATTTGGCTGCACTTGGTGTCAGCAGTCCGGAGCTGGATCGATTGATTAATGTCGCCATCGATCACGGCGCATATGGGGCTAAATTAACCGGCTCCGGCATGGGCGGCTGTATGATTGCCCTTGCTGCAGAAGACCAGGCGCCGACGATTATTCAGGCGCTTAAAGCAGCTAATGCGGTCAAGGTCTGGGAATATCACTTTGAAACGAAATGA
- the mvaD gene encoding diphosphomevalonate decarboxylase: protein MTTYARAHTNIALIKYWGKADKKLMLPATSSISLTLNDFYTDTAVTFDSTLSEDHFVLNDQPQSPVAVSRFLDHVRKLANIKTRARVSSLNHVPTAAGLASSASAFAALALAASRAAGLNLSPIDLSRLARRGSGSATRSIFGGAVIWHRGFDDASSFAEPLAIQPTLPLRMLVVTVSDQKKAVSSRTGMANTAATSPYYQAWVQANEALISPMITALAENDFATIGALTELSSMRMHAAIMAEEPPFTYFLPETIRAWQLVQEQRRLGIPAFVTMDAGPNVKILTTAPYVDVLMTALRPAFGDRILSTKIGPDAQVITKEQFDDTESAITSQG, encoded by the coding sequence ATGACAACTTACGCACGTGCGCATACGAATATTGCGCTCATTAAATACTGGGGTAAAGCTGACAAGAAGCTTATGTTGCCGGCAACGAGCAGCATTTCTCTGACGCTGAACGATTTTTATACAGATACAGCGGTGACGTTTGATTCAACACTTTCAGAAGACCATTTTGTCCTCAATGATCAACCACAATCGCCAGTCGCTGTCAGCCGGTTCTTGGATCACGTCCGGAAGTTAGCTAATATTAAAACCCGCGCCCGGGTGAGCTCGTTGAACCACGTACCGACTGCGGCAGGTTTGGCCAGTTCTGCCTCGGCATTTGCGGCACTGGCACTGGCCGCCAGTCGTGCCGCTGGCTTAAATTTATCCCCAATCGACTTATCGCGCTTGGCCCGGCGCGGATCCGGCTCGGCAACCCGATCGATTTTTGGCGGCGCCGTCATTTGGCATCGTGGCTTTGACGATGCCTCTTCATTTGCCGAACCCTTGGCGATTCAGCCGACCTTGCCGTTACGCATGTTGGTTGTCACCGTTTCGGATCAGAAAAAAGCGGTCAGTTCCCGCACCGGCATGGCCAATACGGCCGCGACCAGCCCTTATTACCAGGCCTGGGTGCAAGCCAACGAAGCCTTGATAAGTCCCATGATCACGGCGTTGGCTGAAAATGATTTTGCTACGATCGGCGCGCTCACCGAATTGTCCAGTATGCGCATGCACGCTGCGATCATGGCCGAAGAACCGCCATTCACTTATTTTCTGCCAGAAACCATACGCGCTTGGCAACTGGTGCAGGAACAGCGCCGGCTTGGTATTCCGGCCTTCGTCACTATGGACGCGGGACCTAATGTCAAAATTCTCACAACGGCACCCTATGTGGATGTGCTCATGACCGCATTGCGTCCGGCTTTCGGTGATCGCATCCTCAGCACTAAAATTGGCCCAGACGCTCAAGTGATTACAAAGGAGCAGTTTGATGACACAGAGTCAGCAATCACATCGCAAGGATGA
- the fni gene encoding type 2 isopentenyl-diphosphate Delta-isomerase, whose translation MTQSQQSHRKDEHVFLAEKYFKADANAGFDQIRLLHRALPETALADVDLTPPLPFGWRWPIYINAMTGGSPQTGKLNAQLGQLANALDVAIASGSQSVALHDPGLSSTFTTLRQHNPDGFILANIGAGHDIHAAMKAVAMLHANALEVHLNAAQEVVMPEGDRDFLWHDNIQAIAAGVSVPVVAKEVGNGFIREDLQTLQQLGIRYVDVGGRGGTNFAIIENARRPQQDFGYMRDWGQTTAESLLEARGLPLTILATGGVRSPLDVIKAQRLGAHAVGISGLVLHHLIQTGYAATLAYFQEFLHQIQQLYALLGVTNWQALQTAPALLGTELEHYRRARNLPAI comes from the coding sequence ATGACACAGAGTCAGCAATCACATCGCAAGGATGAGCACGTCTTCTTGGCGGAAAAATATTTCAAAGCCGATGCTAATGCCGGGTTTGATCAAATCCGGTTGCTTCATCGTGCGCTTCCGGAAACGGCCTTAGCTGATGTTGATCTGACGCCCCCGTTACCTTTTGGTTGGCGCTGGCCGATTTATATTAACGCGATGACTGGCGGTTCGCCACAAACCGGCAAATTGAATGCCCAACTCGGTCAATTAGCCAATGCGCTGGACGTTGCGATTGCCAGTGGATCGCAGTCCGTCGCCTTGCATGACCCTGGGTTGAGCTCAACGTTCACGACATTACGGCAGCACAACCCTGATGGCTTTATTCTGGCTAACATCGGTGCCGGTCATGATATACATGCGGCCATGAAGGCAGTGGCCATGTTGCACGCGAATGCGCTGGAGGTGCATTTGAATGCGGCGCAGGAAGTTGTTATGCCTGAAGGTGATCGCGACTTTTTATGGCATGACAACATTCAGGCGATTGCAGCGGGAGTCTCCGTTCCGGTGGTGGCAAAAGAAGTCGGTAACGGGTTCATTCGTGAAGACTTGCAGACTTTGCAGCAGTTGGGTATCCGCTATGTCGATGTAGGCGGTCGTGGCGGCACCAATTTCGCCATTATTGAAAATGCACGCCGGCCGCAGCAGGACTTTGGGTATATGCGGGACTGGGGCCAGACGACGGCTGAATCCTTACTTGAGGCTCGTGGCTTGCCGCTGACGATTCTGGCAACCGGTGGCGTTCGTTCACCACTAGATGTGATCAAAGCGCAGCGGTTAGGCGCACACGCGGTCGGGATTAGCGGACTGGTGCTGCATCATTTGATTCAAACCGGCTATGCCGCAACGCTTGCTTATTTTCAGGAGTTCTTACACCAGATCCAGCAACTTTATGCACTGCTTGGCGTCACAAACTGGCAAGCCTTGCAAACTGCTCCTGCCCTTCTCGGCACCGAGCTGGAGCATTATCGCCGTGCTCGCAATTTGCCGGCGATTTGA
- a CDS encoding RsmF rRNA methyltransferase first C-terminal domain-containing protein yields the protein MQLPEAFKEKYTRLLGADAAAFLASFDAAPVSGFRRDPAKPWPLDEATDDPVPWSPWGYYGKIAGNDIDHVAGLVYSQEPSAQFVGTVAATQAGERVLDLCAAPGGKSTQLASYLGDTGLLVSNEINPDRAKVLSGNLERWGSQNILVTNNDPDTLAKAWPQTFDRILVDAPCSGEGMFRKDPDAVQYWHRDYPAECAARQKQILQAAVKMLQPGGKLIYSTCTFSPEEDEQIIAWLLTNYDMTLEPIKTYPGMEAGRPEWADGNPELAKTVRLFPHRLRGEGHFVAKLRLAGEKTVHTTATVSVKPLAKPAMDEVHDFFTTSLNQPLTGQFYRHGDFLSLLPATMLPFDRVKVVRAGLELGSFRKKRFEPSHSLATALSPNTFQTVIEVDQDDYARYRHGETLSATAAGKRFVLLTFEHKPFAIGKLVNGTIKNFYPKGLRV from the coding sequence GTGCAACTACCTGAAGCTTTTAAAGAAAAATATACCCGGCTATTAGGTGCGGATGCAGCGGCTTTTTTGGCCAGTTTTGATGCAGCACCGGTGAGTGGCTTCCGGCGTGATCCCGCCAAACCCTGGCCGCTGGATGAAGCAACGGATGATCCTGTTCCTTGGAGTCCTTGGGGATATTATGGCAAAATTGCCGGCAATGACATTGATCACGTTGCCGGTCTGGTTTACAGCCAAGAACCCAGCGCTCAGTTTGTGGGCACGGTCGCTGCGACACAAGCAGGTGAACGGGTGCTTGATCTTTGCGCTGCTCCCGGCGGTAAGTCGACGCAACTGGCCAGTTATCTGGGCGATACCGGCCTGCTTGTCAGCAATGAGATCAACCCGGACCGCGCCAAGGTGCTATCAGGCAATCTCGAGCGCTGGGGCAGTCAAAACATTTTGGTGACCAATAATGATCCCGACACGTTGGCGAAGGCTTGGCCGCAAACATTTGACCGAATTTTGGTTGATGCACCGTGTTCAGGCGAAGGCATGTTTCGCAAGGATCCGGATGCGGTTCAATATTGGCATCGCGATTATCCGGCCGAATGCGCTGCTAGACAAAAGCAGATCCTACAAGCGGCCGTTAAAATGTTGCAACCCGGCGGCAAGTTGATTTATTCGACATGCACCTTCAGCCCGGAAGAAGATGAGCAAATCATCGCATGGTTACTGACAAACTATGACATGACGCTTGAGCCCATCAAAACTTATCCAGGAATGGAAGCCGGGCGACCGGAATGGGCCGATGGCAACCCAGAGTTAGCCAAAACGGTACGCTTGTTCCCACATCGGCTGCGCGGCGAAGGTCATTTTGTGGCTAAATTACGCCTAGCTGGCGAAAAAACGGTGCACACCACTGCAACGGTTTCGGTCAAACCATTGGCGAAGCCGGCAATGGATGAGGTTCATGACTTTTTTACAACCAGCTTAAATCAGCCGTTAACCGGGCAATTCTATCGTCACGGTGATTTCTTGTCATTGCTGCCAGCAACCATGCTGCCATTTGACCGGGTCAAAGTGGTGCGGGCAGGTTTGGAACTTGGCAGTTTTCGCAAAAAACGTTTCGAACCCAGCCACAGTTTGGCCACCGCATTATCGCCAAATACGTTTCAGACCGTCATCGAGGTTGATCAGGATGATTATGCCCGCTATCGCCATGGTGAAACCTTATCGGCAACCGCCGCTGGTAAGCGATTTGTGTTACTCACGTTTGAACACAAACCGTTTGCGATCGGCAAATTGGTCAATGGCACCATCAAGAACTTTTATCCAAAAGGGCTGCGCGTTTAG
- a CDS encoding ABC transporter permease translates to MKKLFLIDFLWIGLAILAGLVWSQNDQNEYASQLDHLGMSEMAQEYVTSSSRSVTKAVAELEKTDFSGYQVRFVTKQLVYVYQRGSVASLPVETGQWFSTGDFASSLPVAVVGHDLADKLYTGSNNQRYLSVNGQYIPVMGTVGTRKGSPLNKAVFLNASPSMANEGLTLKHVKIYVDGANQHSKTLKTILRASRVHRVHFSDSDAATWWRAYGQTALFCVLLLMGAGILSLLMVTLIGPLQTSGLEINMRARYLRGVLSSCASHVGISLFLGGLFANWWFYFTTRTNIWSFLVILTIATIFFLRYLIRRKDRTSATT, encoded by the coding sequence TTGGCGATTTTGGCTGGGTTGGTTTGGTCGCAGAATGATCAAAATGAATATGCCAGTCAGCTGGACCATCTTGGGATGTCTGAAATGGCGCAGGAATATGTCACGAGCAGTTCGCGAAGTGTGACGAAGGCGGTGGCTGAGCTTGAGAAAACCGATTTTTCCGGTTACCAAGTGCGGTTTGTGACGAAACAGCTGGTTTACGTGTATCAACGTGGGTCGGTCGCGAGTCTTCCAGTGGAAACCGGACAATGGTTTTCAACGGGGGATTTTGCCTCAAGTCTGCCCGTGGCGGTGGTCGGCCATGATTTAGCAGATAAGCTTTACACCGGCAGTAATAATCAACGTTACCTGAGTGTTAACGGCCAGTACATTCCGGTCATGGGGACAGTCGGTACGCGCAAAGGCAGCCCCCTTAACAAAGCAGTTTTCCTGAATGCTTCGCCGAGTATGGCGAATGAAGGTCTGACCTTGAAGCACGTTAAAATTTATGTCGATGGCGCCAATCAGCATAGTAAAACATTGAAGACAATTTTACGGGCGAGTCGCGTCCATCGCGTCCATTTTAGCGACAGCGATGCGGCTACCTGGTGGCGCGCTTATGGGCAAACTGCTTTATTCTGTGTGTTACTGCTAATGGGAGCAGGAATCTTAAGTTTATTGATGGTGACGTTGATCGGGCCGTTACAAACATCCGGCTTGGAAATCAACATGCGTGCCAGATATTTACGCGGTGTTTTATCTAGCTGTGCCAGTCATGTGGGCATCAGTCTGTTTCTCGGCGGCTTGTTTGCCAATTGGTGGTTCTACTTTACCACCCGGACCAATATCTGGAGTTTTCTGGTTATTTTAACGATCGCCACTATTTTTTTCCTGCGTTACTTAATTCGCAGAAAGGATCGAACAAGTGCAACTACCTGA